In Poecile atricapillus isolate bPoeAtr1 chromosome W, bPoeAtr1.hap1, whole genome shotgun sequence, one DNA window encodes the following:
- the LOC131591701 gene encoding eukaryotic translation initiation factor 3 subunit L: MAYPGEDYDNEAAYDPYAYSNDYDMHTGDPKQDLAYERQYEQQTYQVIPEVIKNFIQYFHKTVSDLIDQKVYELQASRVSSDVIDQKVYEIQDIYENSWTKLTERFFKNTPWPEAEAIAPQVGNDAVFLILYKELYYRHIYAKVSGGPTLEQRFESYYNYCNLFNYILNADGPAPLELPNQWLWDIIDEFIYQFQSFSQYRCKTAKKSEEEIDFLRSNPKIWNVHSVLNVLHSLVDKSNINRQLEVYTSGGDPESVAGEYGRHSLYKMLGYFSLVGLLRLHSLLGDYYQAIKVLENIELNKKSMYSRVPECQVTTYYYVGFAYLMMRRYQDAIRVFANILLYIQRTKSMFQRTTYKYEMINKQNEQMHALLAIALTMYPMRIDESIHLQLREKYGDKMLRMQKGDAQVYEELFSYACPKFLSPVVPNYDNVHPNYHKEPFLQQLKVFADEVQQQAQLSTIRSFLKLYTTMPVAKLAGFLDLTEQEFRIQLLVFKHKMKNLVWTSGISALDGEFQSASEVDFYIDKDMIHIADTKVARRYGDFFIRQIHKFEELNRTLKKMGQRP, from the exons ATGGCCTACCCGGGGGAGGACTACGACAACGAG GCCGCCTACGACCCTTACGCCTACTCCAACGACTATGATATGCACACGG GAGACCCGAAGCAAGACCTGGCCTACGAGCGCCAGTACGAACAGCAGACCTACCAGGTGATCCCCGAAGTGATCAAAAACTTCATTCAGTATTTTCACAAGACGGTGTCAGATCTCATTGACCAGAAGGTGTACGAGCTCCAGGCCAGCCGTGTTTCCAGTGATGTTATTGACCAGAAGGTGTACGAGATCCAGGACATTTATGAGAACAG CTGGACAAAACTGACAGAAAGGTTTTTTAAGAACACTCCATGGCCAGAGGCTGAGGCCATTGCTCCTCAGGTTGGAAATG ATGCAGTTTTCCTGATACTATACAAGGAGCTGTACTACAGGCACATCTACGCCAAAGTCAGC GGGGGGCCCACGCTGGAGCAGAGATTTGAGTCCTACTACAACTACTGCAATCTCTTCAACTACATCCTCA ATGCTGATGGCCCTGCTCCTCTGGAACTGCCCAACCAGTGGCTCTGGGATATCATTGATGAATTCATATACCAG ttcCAGTCTTTCAGCCAGTACCGCTGTAAAACAGCCAAAAAGTCTGAAGAGGAAATCGATTTCCTTCGTTCCAACCCCAAGATCTGGAACGTCCACAGTGTTCTTAATGTGCTGCACTCTCTGGTAGACAAATCCAACATCAACCGACAGCTGGAGGTCTATACAAGTGGAG GTGATCCTGAAAGTGTGGCTGGTGAATATGGGCGCCACTCCCTGTACAAGATGCTGGGCTATTTCAGCCTGGTTGGGCTGCTTCGTCTGCACTCCCTGCTGGGAGATTACTACCAAGCCATTAAGGTGCTGGAGAACATCGAGCTCAACAAGAAG AGCATGTACTCCCGGGTGCCTGAGTGCCAGGTGACCACCTATTACTACGTGGGCTTCGCATACCTTATGATGCGGCGTTACCAGGATGCCATCCGTGTCTTCGCAAACATACTCCTCTACATCCAGAGGACAAAGAGCATGTTTCAGAGGACAACCTACAAGTATGAGATG ATCAACAAGCAGAACGAGCAGATGCACGCGCTGCTGGCCATCGCCCTCACCATGTACCCCATGCGCATAGACGAGAGCATCCACCTGCAGCTGCGCGAGAAGTACGGGGACAAGATGCTGCGCATGCAGAAGGGCGACGCGCAGGTCTATGAGGAGCTCTTCAGTTATGCTTGCCCCAAATTCCTCTCCCCTGTGGTGCCCAATTATGACAACGTGCACCCCAACTACCACAAGgagcccttcctgcagcagctcaagGTCTTCGCTGATGAAGTTCAGCAGCAGGCCCAGCTCTCAACCATCCGTAGCTTCCTCAAGCTCTACACCACCATGCCTGTGGCGAAGCTGGCCGGCTTCTTAGACCTCACAGAGCAGGAGTTCCGTATCCAGCTGCTTGTCTTCAAACACAAGATGAAGAACCTGGTATGGACCAGTGGCATATCTGCCCTGGATGGAGAGTTCCAGTCCGCCTCTGAGGTTGACTTCTACATTGACAAG GATATGATCCATATTGCAGACACAAAGGTTGCTCGACGTTATGGAGACTTCTTCATCCGCCAGATCCACAAGTTTGAGGAG CTGAACCGGACATTGAAGAAGATGGGCCAGAGACCCTAA
- the LOC131591700 gene encoding MICAL-like protein 1, producing the protein MSGPRGALQAWCRRQCEGYRGVEIRDLSTSFRDGLAFCAILHRHRPDLLDFDSLSKDDVYENNRLAFELAERELGIPALLDPNDMVSMKVPDCLSIMTYVSQYYNHFNNPSQASVPPPMKRPTAASSPPLLSHKTPMAEVESPSAPQDDVPSEQSQRSTLSSTCAACQQHVHLVQRYLAEGKLYHRQCFRCKECSSTLLPGSYKPGSEAGTFVCTQHRGKLAMSGKAERRPSPDRQSPELRTETGADIMGENALQAGAEVGKDDGDSQESVAETPMPTEGLAGPAEKDSTASKAETPTSPAHAGSGAPVSQTPPRPPVPSKPAGLTQDKASSLDGRLRDSRPTPAPRKATDASVLSPPTSHPVPRPRSTLQGEGSECGPGMVNGRVPEPSPPVPKPRGRPCSSDRGGAAAARAKDPPWMALVQAEPKKKPAPPPPPGNSHETPSRTSEEEDGEEVGKARSEESRSDTTEPKPYNPFEEEDEEEVESADTQKSTPEQEQSETAAKPLHPWYGITPTSSPKAKKRPAPRAPNASPLAHHPISRLSHSEPSSSTPSPALSLESINSESSAKVLGDTDEASVPKSSSEPTVHMPAAAKTSSMDAPLASVSSSESPAIPASLSTNSSSSSSSKLASLSGEMQPSTLHTSRSISTGSLKTSPSRLPPKPPAGASPTPILLVSDGGSGSPKTSSSPKPQLKSSCKENPFNRKPSPAASPSAKKPPKGSKPVRPPAPGHGFPLIKRKVQTDQYIPEEDIYGEMDAIEHQLDELEHRGVALEEKLRSAENDNSEDSLLVDWFKLIHEKHMLVRHESELIYIFKQQNLEQRQSDVEYELRCLLNKPEKDWTDEDRGREKVLMQELVTIIEQRNAIVNCLDEDRQREEEEDKMLEAMIKRKEFHKETETESKKKGKFKPMKVLKLLGNKHDSKSKSPKEKS; encoded by the exons ATGTCGGGTCCGCGGGGCGCCCTGCAAGCCTGGTGCCGCCGGCAGTGCGAGGGCTACCGCGGCGTGGAGATCCGCGACCTCAGCACCTCCTTCCGCGACGGACTGGCCTTCTGCGCCATCCTGCACCGCCACCGGCCCGACCTCCT AGACTTTGATTCGCTCTCCAAGGATGACGTCTATGAAAACAATCGCTTG gCCTTTGAGTTGGCAGAGCGGGAGCTGggcatcccagccctgctagATCCCAATGATATGGTCTCCATGAAAGTCCCCGACTGCCTCAGCATCATGACTTACGTGTCTCAGTACTACAACCATTTCAACAACCCCAGCCAAG CCAGCGTCCCTCCGCCTATGAAGCGACCAACTGctgcctcctctcctcctctgctgtccCACAAGACGCCCATGGCTGAGGTTGAGAGTCCTTCAGCACCACAG GATGATGTCCCCTCGGAGCAGTCCCAGCGCAGCACGCTCAGCAGCACCTGCGCAGCCTGCCAGCAGCACGTCCACCTGGTGCAGCGCTACCTGGCCGAGGGCAAGCTCTACCACCGCCAGTGCTTCAG GTGTAAGGAATGCTCCAGCACGCTGCTCCCAGGGTCGTACAAGCCTGGGTCAGAGGCAGGGACTTTTGTCTGCACGCAGCATCGTGGTAAATTGGCCATGAGCgggaaggcagagaggaggcccAGCCCAGACCGACAGTCACCAGAGCTAAGAACTGAGACTGGGGCTGACATCATGGGAGAGAATGCcctccaggcaggagcagaggtgggGAAGGATGATGGTGACTCCCAGGAGAGTGTGGCAGAGACCCCTATGCCTACAGAGGGCCTTGCTGGCCCAGCAGAGAAGGACAGCACAGCCAGCAAAGCAGAGACACCAACATCCCCTGCTCACGCTGGCAGTGGGGCACCTGTCTCCCAAACTCCCCCCAGGCCTCCAGTCCCCAGCAAACCTGCAGGGCTCACCCAGGACAAAGCCAGCTCGCTGGATGGACGGCTCAGAGACTCACGTCCCACCCCAGCCCCAAGGAAGGCCACCGATGCGTCTGTCCTCTCCCCTCCAACCTCCCACCCTGTCCCCCGGCCCAGGTCCACTCTTCAGGGTGAGGGCAGCGAGTGTGGGCCCGGCATGGTGAACG GTCGTGTACCTGAACCCAGCCCCCCTGTCCCAAAACCTCGAGGGAGACCCTGCTCCTCTGATCG tggtggagcagctgctgcaagaGCCAAGGACCCGCCATGGATGGCCTTAGTGCAAGCAGAGCCCAAGAAGAAGCcagctccccctcctcccccaggcaaCAGCCATGAGACTCCAAGTAGGACttcagaggaggaggatggggaggaggtggggaaaGCCAGGAGTGAGGAGAGCAGGTCTGATACCACAGAGCCCAAACCGTACAACCCCTttgaggaagaggatgaggaggaagtgGAAAGTGCTGACACCCAAAAGAGCACacctgagcaggagcagagcgAGACTGCTGCCAAACCTCTCCACCCCTGGTATGGCATCACTCCTACCAGCAGTCCAAAGGCAAAGAAGCGGCCAGCTCCACGAGCCCCCAATGCTTCTCCACTAG CCCACCACCCCATCTCCAGGCTGTCACACTCTGAGCCATCATCCTCCACCCCGTCGCCAGCTCTCAGCCTCGAAAGCATCAACTCTGAGAGTTCAGCCAAGGTGCTGGGAGACACCGATGAGGCCTCAGTGCCCAAAAGCTCCTCTGAGCCCACTGTGCACATGCCAGCTGCCGCCAAGACTTCCAGCATGGATGCGCCGCTGGCCAGCGTCTCCTCCAGTGAAAGCCCTGCTATCCCAGCCAGCCTCTCCACCaactcctcctcttcctcctccagcaAGCTGGCCAGCCTCAGTGGGGAGATGCAGCCCAGCACCCTGCACACCAGCAGGAGCATCTCCACTGGCAGCCTAAAGACCAGCCCCAGCCGGCTGCCCCCCAAGCCTCCAGCTGGGGCTAGCCCTACACCCATCCTCTTGGTTTCAGATGGGGGTTCTGGGAGCCCCAAGACATCTTCCTCACCTAAACCACAGCTGAAG TCTTCCTGCAAAGAGAACCCCTTCAATCGGAAGCCATCACCTGCTGCCTCCCCCTCGGCAAAGAAACCTCCCAAGGGCTCCAAGCCTGTGCGTCCTCCTGCACCTGGCCACGGCTTCCCACTGATCAAACGCAAG GTGCAGACAGATCAGTACATCCCTGAAGAAGACATCTATGGGGAGATGGATGCCATTGAGCATCAGCTGGATGAGCTGGAGCACCGTGGGGTGGCCTTGGAGGAAAAACTGCGCAGTGCTGAGAATG ACAACTCTGAAGACAGCCTGCTTGTGGACTGGTTCAAACTCATCCATGAGAAGCACATGCTGGTGCGCCACGAATCAGAGCTCATCTACAT CTTCAAGCAGCAGAACCTGGAGCAGCGGCAGTCAGACGTGGAGTATGAACTGCGGTGCCTCCTCAACAAGCCAG AGAAGGACTGGACCGATGAGGACCGAGGGAGGGAGAAGGTGCTGATGCAGGAGCTGGTGACCATCATTGAGCAGAGGAATGCCATTGTGAACTGCCTGGATGAGGACCGGCAGAG agaagaggaggaggataaAATGTTGGAAGCCATGATTAAAAGGAAAG AATTTCACAAGGAGACGGAGACCGAGAGCAAGAAGAAAGGCAAATTCAAGCCTATGAAGGTGCTTAAGCTGCTGGGCAACAAGCATGATTCCAAGAGCAAGTCACCCAAGGAAAAAAGCTAG